One window of the Bacteroidales bacterium genome contains the following:
- a CDS encoding CAP domain-containing protein, translating into MKTLKFPIILFVFFNFTLFCKAQSPNDLLDESNVNLKFLEHLVKLEIDSVRQSKRLNTLLNDSILYLAASDHVNYLNEKNKLSHFQFGNKEKKAPWNRVNYYGGKYALVGENAILIYINTPTTYKHEKKKGITTTHVVSTYKQAANDIMLGWVNSPGHYANIITKGYKITGVALSYNSKEKVIHGVQVFGGVDDSYSYKENPAMFPFEGKVSYDAVSYKPKKNIPKSHKKHAWKLKPADNSEDCENCKYAGLYWYNCRIKLEKDSIFILFSDPSIINRLIVDSKDGFALEFVNFKNIYSCDLQDDKVIPSRENGGCIFNGKVSMPIYSKDILDKIDVKKMQNKKGKSKEKWTKIPLCKAPNYLLEEKTEINILIIKNKKVCDIIPTQQICGQLWSPKGEAINYLYNTYDALTGKYKPTVKTSNITFKAVFEKNKYNFDETSLAPLFDSIKEYDYEVINAEIDAYASIEGTHEINERLFNMRASELISTLEKNQDTVISLKIIAKENWDMLKQQIKNTKYEFLIDKDTTEIRKYVNENSDEMEPLLAQQRYAYLKLTVKPKISERNIDELALADYKKIIPSKEKLSKEKDVCMPCLKKAEIIQLFLLDRYLKSSKKELIDANLIVPDDARFYNLQFNKVMFDYLFAENKISDDSLWYWLKKLYDQKTNDSKINYNYKAFLFNNRDNEDYAKFLSQDFISDLLSKSEILKARPDNMRKLLLLYNFSKANDAYNKTPDKIKGIESSLDYIYKYYENNDEDDEALLSLAKYFIMFEKYNYSLYYLEKMLNRDEPNQIALTFYLKIKYLLSDKNDRSEILQMIIDSEEILTDTEWCNMFIGPCNINTQIFENETLRRMYCEKCRKSNDLNNEK; encoded by the coding sequence ATGAAAACATTAAAATTTCCGATAATACTGTTTGTATTTTTTAATTTTACTTTATTTTGCAAAGCACAATCTCCAAACGATTTGCTTGACGAGAGTAATGTTAATTTAAAATTCCTTGAACACCTCGTTAAACTTGAAATTGACAGCGTAAGGCAGTCGAAGCGACTAAATACATTGCTGAACGACTCCATACTTTACCTTGCTGCAAGCGACCATGTGAATTATCTAAATGAGAAAAATAAGCTAAGTCATTTCCAATTCGGGAATAAAGAAAAAAAAGCCCCATGGAACAGGGTTAATTATTATGGAGGGAAATATGCTCTTGTTGGTGAAAATGCTATTCTTATTTATATCAATACTCCAACAACATATAAACACGAAAAAAAGAAAGGTATAACCACAACACACGTGGTTTCTACATATAAACAGGCAGCTAACGATATTATGCTCGGCTGGGTTAATTCGCCCGGACATTATGCAAATATTATAACTAAAGGATACAAAATCACCGGTGTTGCTTTGTCGTACAACAGCAAAGAAAAAGTAATTCACGGAGTGCAGGTTTTTGGCGGGGTTGATGACTCATACAGCTATAAAGAAAATCCCGCGATGTTTCCTTTTGAAGGTAAAGTTTCTTATGATGCTGTTTCTTATAAACCGAAAAAAAATATACCAAAGTCCCATAAAAAACATGCATGGAAACTCAAACCTGCCGACAATTCCGAAGATTGCGAAAACTGCAAATATGCCGGATTATATTGGTATAATTGCAGAATCAAACTTGAAAAAGATTCAATTTTTATTTTGTTCAGCGACCCCTCTATAATCAACCGTCTTATTGTTGACAGCAAAGATGGATTTGCCCTTGAGTTTGTAAATTTTAAAAATATATATTCATGCGATTTGCAGGATGACAAGGTAATTCCTTCAAGAGAAAATGGCGGATGTATTTTTAACGGAAAAGTTTCTATGCCGATTTACAGCAAAGATATCCTCGACAAAATTGATGTCAAGAAAATGCAAAACAAAAAAGGAAAGTCAAAAGAAAAATGGACAAAAATACCCCTGTGCAAAGCACCAAACTATTTACTTGAAGAAAAAACAGAAATAAATATATTAATCATAAAAAACAAAAAAGTTTGCGACATAATTCCAACTCAGCAAATTTGCGGTCAGTTGTGGTCGCCAAAAGGTGAAGCAATAAATTATTTGTATAATACTTATGATGCTTTAACAGGTAAGTATAAGCCGACAGTAAAAACTTCAAACATAACTTTCAAAGCGGTATTTGAAAAAAATAAATATAATTTTGATGAAACCAGCTTAGCTCCATTGTTCGATTCAATAAAGGAATACGATTATGAAGTTATTAATGCGGAAATTGATGCGTATGCAAGTATTGAAGGAACGCATGAAATAAACGAACGACTTTTCAATATGCGTGCATCGGAACTTATATCTACTCTTGAAAAAAATCAGGACACTGTTATTTCCCTTAAAATTATTGCAAAAGAAAATTGGGATATGCTAAAGCAGCAGATAAAAAATACAAAATATGAATTTCTGATAGATAAAGATACTACTGAAATAAGAAAATATGTGAATGAAAATTCCGACGAGATGGAGCCGCTTCTTGCCCAACAACGCTACGCATACCTCAAGCTAACGGTAAAACCTAAAATAAGCGAAAGAAATATTGATGAGCTTGCACTTGCTGATTATAAAAAAATAATTCCTTCAAAAGAAAAACTAAGCAAAGAGAAAGATGTTTGCATGCCGTGTCTTAAAAAAGCTGAAATCATACAATTATTCCTTTTAGACAGGTACCTGAAAAGTTCAAAAAAAGAACTCATTGACGCAAACCTTATAGTTCCTGATGATGCGAGATTTTATAATTTGCAGTTTAATAAAGTTATGTTCGATTATCTTTTTGCGGAAAATAAAATCAGCGACGATTCACTTTGGTACTGGCTGAAAAAACTATACGACCAAAAAACCAATGACTCGAAAATTAATTATAATTACAAAGCGTTCCTTTTTAATAACAGGGACAACGAAGATTATGCAAAATTTCTTTCACAGGATTTTATTTCTGACTTATTGTCAAAATCAGAAATATTGAAAGCCCGTCCGGATAACATGAGAAAGCTTTTGCTTCTTTATAATTTTTCAAAAGCAAACGATGCTTATAACAAAACTCCAGACAAAATTAAAGGCATAGAAAGTTCGCTTGATTACATTTACAAATATTACGAAAATAATGATGAGGATGATGAAGCTTTGTTGTCGCTGGCAAAATATTTCATAATGTTTGAGAAATACAATTATTCACTGTATTACCTTGAAAAAATGCTCAACCGCGATGAACCAAATCAGATTGCTCTTACATTTTACCTGAAAATAAAATATCTGCTCTCCGATAAAAATGACAGAAGTGAAATTCTACAGATGATTATTGATTCAGAGGAAATACTTACCGATACCGAATGGTGCAATATGTTTATCGGTCCGTGCAATATTAACACTCAAATATTCGAAAACGAAACTCTGCGAAGAATGTATTGCGAAAAATGCAGGAAATCCAATGATTTGAATAATGAAAAATAA
- a CDS encoding DUF6125 family protein: protein MKTIIKSGKIMNKNIKSQEELNHEDTARLVIDYFHLTMMHYAMWYAEVQHKFGRDKAQEILKETYKKSYGIQMKRLSEILGFEMKNDIPSPLLNMPKEKLDELKEKVAVNWLANDGVWFQTVEFSKGMNDAKRCNDSCWAQFSPFEACSIKRFLNLPENSGMEGLKKALQFRLYATINKQSITEETSTSFVFQMNDCRVQSARKRKGLDDYPCKSGGLIEYSSFAETIDTNIKTECICCPPDKHPEECYCKWRFIYI from the coding sequence TTGAAAACTATTATTAAATCAGGAAAAATCATGAATAAAAATATCAAATCGCAGGAAGAGCTTAATCACGAGGATACAGCACGATTAGTAATTGATTATTTTCACCTGACCATGATGCACTATGCAATGTGGTATGCTGAAGTTCAACATAAGTTTGGCAGAGATAAGGCACAGGAGATTCTTAAAGAAACTTACAAAAAAAGCTATGGCATACAAATGAAACGGTTATCCGAAATTTTAGGTTTTGAAATGAAAAATGATATTCCCTCGCCATTGTTAAATATGCCAAAAGAAAAGCTTGATGAATTAAAAGAAAAGGTTGCTGTTAATTGGCTTGCAAATGATGGGGTGTGGTTTCAGACAGTGGAATTTTCAAAAGGAATGAACGATGCAAAACGATGTAACGATTCCTGTTGGGCACAATTTTCTCCTTTTGAAGCATGCTCAATAAAACGATTTTTAAATCTTCCTGAAAATTCGGGGATGGAAGGATTGAAAAAAGCTTTGCAGTTCCGCCTGTATGCAACTATCAACAAACAATCCATTACTGAAGAAACATCTACAAGTTTTGTTTTTCAAATGAATGACTGCAGAGTGCAATCCGCCAGAAAACGCAAAGGTCTGGATGACTATCCATGTAAATCAGGCGGATTAATTGAATATTCTTCTTTTGCAGAAACTATTGATACAAATATTAAAACCGAATGTATATGTTGTCCTCCCGATAAACACCCCGAAGAATGTTATTGCAAATGGCGTTTTATTTACATTTAA
- a CDS encoding OmpA family protein produces the protein MIKYLAISFLLVLSLSGIKVYSQNIEFEKENFPDKKNELKEIKATITEGDKYYDLGGGYFKNALKFYEKAYNFNPSNALLNYKIAKCELNSYEKTKAIFYLNKTLKLDSGIISDIYFLLGQAYQYKMKWDSAITIYNKYLRKALPLELAANKKEAEKRIEECKYGKELTEHSTKIFIDNLSKDINSQYDDYGVVINADESALMFTSRRANCTGGKIDPKLNVYYEDIFICKNGNGKWLKPENPGEPLNTEFHDATVGLSVDGQKLLIYKSDNDGDIFECKLTGDKWGQPYILNDNINTKYHESSASLSYDGKTLYFVSDKPGGYGGRDIYMSKLNDKGIWGEAVILGPTINTAYDEESVFIHPDGKTLYFSSKGHKTMGDYDIFYSVYENGLWSEPVNLGYPINSPYDDVFFVLSASAQHGYFASNRENGFGDMDLYKMTYFKEKNLANKSEENGSDSSKLASEYSFELKNKLYLIKGEVLDETTKQPIPATIEVVDNEKNEVIASFEANSQTGKYLVSLPSGKNYGMAIKADNYLIESENFNIPSDADYTEVMKHFTMKKVEVGKKVVLNNIFFDFDMSILKKESISELERIIEFLNKMPKVKIEISGHADNVGSDGYNQRLSEERAKAVVEYLEKRGINKDRLSFIGYGRKQPQASNDTEEGRKLNRRTEFKVTAK, from the coding sequence ATGATAAAATATCTTGCTATTTCTTTTCTTTTGGTTTTAAGTTTGTCTGGTATCAAGGTCTATTCACAGAATATTGAATTTGAAAAAGAAAATTTCCCGGATAAAAAAAATGAACTTAAAGAAATAAAAGCCACGATTACTGAAGGCGATAAATATTACGACTTAGGCGGCGGTTATTTTAAAAATGCACTTAAGTTTTATGAAAAAGCTTATAATTTTAATCCTTCAAATGCTTTGCTTAATTATAAAATAGCAAAATGCGAGCTTAATTCTTACGAAAAAACCAAAGCGATTTTTTACCTCAACAAAACTCTGAAGCTTGACAGCGGTATTATTTCCGACATTTATTTTTTACTAGGACAAGCATACCAGTATAAGATGAAATGGGATTCAGCAATTACCATTTATAATAAATATCTGCGAAAGGCATTACCTCTTGAATTAGCTGCAAATAAAAAAGAAGCAGAAAAAAGAATTGAAGAATGCAAATACGGAAAAGAACTTACAGAACATTCAACGAAAATTTTTATTGACAACCTTAGCAAAGATATCAATTCTCAATATGACGATTACGGAGTTGTGATAAATGCTGATGAATCTGCTTTGATGTTCACTTCACGCCGTGCTAATTGCACAGGTGGTAAGATTGACCCTAAGCTGAATGTTTATTACGAAGATATTTTTATTTGCAAAAATGGAAATGGCAAATGGTTAAAACCAGAAAACCCCGGAGAACCTTTAAATACTGAATTTCATGATGCCACCGTCGGTCTTTCTGTTGACGGACAAAAACTTTTAATTTATAAAAGTGATAACGACGGCGATATTTTTGAGTGCAAGCTTACCGGTGATAAATGGGGACAGCCGTATATACTTAATGATAATATAAACACCAAATATCACGAATCTTCTGCTTCATTATCTTACGATGGCAAAACTCTTTATTTCGTAAGCGACAAACCTGGAGGGTACGGAGGAAGAGACATATACATGAGCAAACTAAACGATAAAGGAATTTGGGGTGAAGCCGTAATACTTGGACCAACCATCAACACTGCTTATGATGAGGAATCGGTTTTTATTCACCCTGACGGAAAAACACTTTATTTCAGCTCCAAAGGACACAAAACAATGGGTGATTATGATATTTTCTATTCAGTTTATGAAAATGGTCTTTGGTCTGAACCTGTGAATCTTGGTTATCCTATTAATTCTCCTTACGATGATGTTTTCTTTGTTTTATCGGCAAGTGCCCAACATGGCTATTTTGCATCCAACAGGGAAAACGGATTTGGTGATATGGATTTATATAAAATGACATATTTTAAAGAAAAAAATCTTGCTAATAAATCCGAGGAAAACGGTTCCGATTCAAGTAAACTTGCATCAGAGTATTCATTTGAACTTAAAAACAAGCTCTATCTTATAAAAGGCGAGGTTTTAGACGAAACAACAAAGCAACCAATTCCTGCAACCATAGAAGTTGTTGATAACGAGAAAAACGAAGTTATTGCTTCTTTTGAAGCCAATAGCCAGACAGGAAAATATTTAGTTTCATTACCTTCAGGAAAAAACTACGGAATGGCTATTAAAGCCGATAATTATCTGATTGAATCTGAAAATTTTAATATTCCTTCAGATGCCGATTATACTGAGGTTATGAAGCACTTTACCATGAAAAAAGTTGAAGTCGGAAAAAAAGTTGTTTTAAACAACATATTCTTTGATTTCGACATGAGCATTCTGAAAAAAGAATCAATATCGGAACTTGAAAGAATAATTGAGTTTCTTAATAAAATGCCCAAAGTAAAAATCGAAATATCAGGGCATGCCGACAATGTCGGTTCTGATGGATACAATCAGCGGCTTTCAGAAGAGCGTGCAAAAGCTGTAGTCGAATATCTGGAAAAAAGAGGAATTAATAAAGACCGCCTGAGTTTCATAGGTTATGGGCGAAAACAACCACAGGCATCAAACGATACCGAAGAGGGAAGAAAACTTAATCGCCGTACCGAATTTAAAGTTACTGCAAAATAA
- a CDS encoding UPF0280 family protein gives MFQKRFYRDNFKGDGIIFFNVCVNETDLCIGANVNLYEKALELVKFYRKQIEEYIKIDSAFLTSLTPIKPKPYPQYKASENSPPFRDRGKANFQILEVPYIIKKMCEVAEKTDVGPMAAVAGAISELVGIELLKYSDEIIVENGGDIFIKTNKPRKIGIYAGNSPFSEKIAVQIEPENTPAGICTSSGTVGHSLSFGKADAAVIISKDTFLADALATATGNIIKTKDDIQKALDFAAGYKDVKGVLVIINDTIGIKKNINLVKL, from the coding sequence ATGTTTCAAAAGCGTTTCTATCGTGATAATTTCAAAGGTGATGGAATTATTTTTTTTAATGTATGTGTGAACGAAACCGATTTGTGCATTGGGGCAAATGTAAACTTATATGAAAAGGCACTTGAACTTGTAAAATTCTACAGAAAACAAATTGAAGAATACATTAAAATTGATTCTGCTTTTTTAACTTCACTCACACCAATAAAACCAAAGCCGTATCCGCAATACAAAGCATCTGAAAATTCGCCACCCTTTAGGGATAGGGGTAAAGCGAATTTTCAGATATTGGAAGTGCCTTATATAATAAAAAAAATGTGTGAGGTAGCAGAAAAAACCGATGTTGGACCAATGGCTGCTGTTGCCGGAGCAATAAGTGAATTAGTAGGAATTGAATTATTAAAATACTCCGATGAAATAATTGTTGAAAACGGAGGCGATATTTTTATTAAAACAAATAAACCGCGCAAAATAGGAATATATGCAGGCAATTCACCATTCAGCGAAAAAATTGCCGTTCAGATTGAACCCGAAAATACACCCGCAGGAATCTGCACATCTTCAGGAACAGTAGGACATTCATTGAGTTTCGGCAAAGCCGATGCAGCAGTTATAATTTCCAAAGATACTTTCTTAGCCGATGCTCTCGCAACTGCCACAGGAAATATTATTAAAACAAAAGACGACATTCAAAAAGCATTAGATTTTGCTGCCGGCTATAAAGATGTTAAAGGTGTGTTAGTAATAATAAATGATACAATAGGAATAAAGAAAAATATTAACCTTGTAAAACTATAA
- a CDS encoding NIL domain-containing protein translates to MMSKIKICLYFPPNKVTVPLSYYLIKDYDLQLNILHADIDLTKTGKLIMDIIGDKKNIEKGLKYIEKQGIKYKIFNKTIIWQEDKCIHCGACTAVCPSGALKLGAVDCMLTFDKEECMVCELCIKSCPLNVMSIAF, encoded by the coding sequence ATGATGAGTAAAATTAAAATATGTCTGTACTTTCCACCGAATAAAGTTACAGTGCCATTATCTTATTATTTGATTAAAGATTATGATTTGCAATTGAACATACTTCATGCCGATATAGATTTAACCAAAACCGGCAAATTGATAATGGATATTATAGGTGACAAAAAAAATATTGAAAAAGGATTGAAATATATTGAAAAGCAGGGAATAAAATATAAAATATTTAATAAAACAATTATCTGGCAAGAGGATAAATGTATTCATTGCGGTGCATGTACTGCTGTTTGTCCGTCTGGTGCTTTAAAGCTCGGTGCTGTTGATTGCATGCTTACTTTCGATAAGGAAGAATGCATGGTTTGCGAACTTTGTATAAAATCCTGTCCTCTGAATGTTATGAGTATTGCTTTCTGA
- a CDS encoding homocysteine biosynthesis protein, which translates to MIQKSIEEINEKIKKGKAVIMTADEIIDFVAEKGIKKAVKEVDVVTTATFGPMCSSGAFLNFGHSDPPIKMAKVWLNDVPAYAGLAAVDAYIGATELSETKGMEYGGAHVIEDLIKGKNIKLRAKSQGTDCYPLKEITTFINKNNINQAFLFNPRNAYQNYAAATNSSDKTIYTYMGTLLPDYGNVTYSTSGQLSPLLNDPEYRTIGIGTRIFIGGAQGYVAWEGTQHNPEQNRGTNGVPLGAAGTLTLIGDLKQMNTNFIRAAVYEKYGVSIFIGVGIPIPILDEDILEKTTIKDSQIFTSVFDYSVPSRKRPAIRSVSYQELRSGSIELKNRKVSTAPLSSLKVAREIAQLLKKQIAKGSFILTLPVARLPLKNKMNTLDVRGGDDE; encoded by the coding sequence ATGATACAAAAGAGTATTGAGGAAATAAACGAAAAAATCAAAAAAGGTAAAGCGGTTATAATGACTGCCGATGAAATTATTGATTTTGTTGCCGAAAAAGGAATTAAAAAGGCGGTAAAAGAAGTTGATGTTGTTACCACAGCCACATTCGGTCCTATGTGTTCAAGTGGAGCATTTTTAAATTTCGGTCATTCCGACCCTCCTATAAAAATGGCAAAAGTATGGCTCAACGATGTACCTGCTTATGCCGGTCTTGCTGCCGTTGATGCATATATCGGAGCAACCGAACTTTCCGAAACCAAAGGAATGGAATATGGCGGAGCGCACGTTATCGAAGACCTGATAAAAGGAAAAAACATTAAGCTGCGCGCAAAATCTCAAGGAACCGATTGTTACCCTTTAAAAGAAATAACAACATTTATTAATAAAAATAACATAAATCAGGCATTTCTTTTTAATCCGCGGAATGCATATCAGAATTATGCAGCGGCAACGAATTCAAGCGATAAAACAATATATACATATATGGGAACTTTGCTTCCCGATTATGGAAATGTAACATATTCAACAAGCGGTCAGCTCAGCCCTTTGCTCAACGACCCCGAATACAGAACCATTGGCATTGGCACCAGAATTTTTATAGGCGGAGCACAAGGATATGTTGCATGGGAGGGCACGCAGCACAATCCCGAACAAAATCGCGGAACAAACGGTGTGCCTCTTGGAGCTGCCGGTACTCTCACATTAATAGGTGATTTAAAACAAATGAATACTAATTTTATCAGGGCGGCAGTATATGAAAAATATGGCGTTAGTATTTTTATTGGTGTTGGTATTCCTATTCCAATATTAGATGAGGATATTCTTGAAAAAACAACAATAAAGGATAGTCAGATATTTACAAGTGTTTTTGATTATAGTGTTCCCAGCCGGAAACGTCCTGCAATACGAAGCGTTTCATATCAGGAACTAAGAAGCGGAAGTATTGAATTAAAAAACAGAAAAGTTTCTACTGCTCCTCTGTCAAGTTTAAAGGTTGCAAGAGAAATAGCTCAGCTATTAAAAAAACAAATTGCAAAGGGCAGTTTCATATTAACTCTGCCGGTTGCCCGTCTGCCATTGAAAAATAAAATGAATACTTTAGATGTAAGAGGAGGTGATGATGAGTAA
- a CDS encoding tetratricopeptide repeat protein yields the protein MRKITFTFIFALSIFFNVSGQTSNSGGVDAQLAEKLYNEGIKNFEAKEYQKAIMNFDNAIGQKPALIKALFNRGSVKMEIKDYKGAIEDFDKYISSDSTYAKAYFNRGLAKNYINDKQGAINDFTKAINKDLMYPQAFYYRGTIKFEKNDLKAALSDFNAAINWNPEYAYAYNDRGSVKKQLEDYNGALEDYKKAISINPKISFFYDNIAGVFRKLNKNDDAMTNYNTAINLKSDYYIAYDNRGSLKFEMKDFKGAVDDYSEAIKINPQYSFAFNNRGNAKYKLEDYKGAIADFDQAIKINAEYGNAYLNRAIAKEMIRDNDGACKDWERAFSLGITVAENYLKQQCNYSPTNTNTNTKTKNKK from the coding sequence ATGAGAAAAATAACTTTCACATTCATTTTTGCCTTATCAATATTTTTTAATGTATCGGGGCAAACATCTAATTCCGGCGGAGTTGACGCTCAATTAGCCGAGAAGCTGTATAATGAGGGAATAAAAAACTTTGAAGCAAAAGAATATCAAAAAGCAATCATGAATTTCGATAATGCGATAGGGCAAAAACCGGCATTAATAAAAGCTCTTTTCAACAGAGGAAGCGTAAAAATGGAAATCAAAGATTATAAAGGAGCAATCGAAGATTTCGATAAATATATTTCAAGCGATTCCACTTATGCTAAAGCATATTTTAACAGGGGACTTGCAAAAAATTACATAAATGACAAACAGGGAGCAATAAATGATTTTACAAAAGCAATAAACAAAGACCTCATGTATCCACAGGCATTTTATTACAGGGGCACTATTAAATTTGAGAAAAATGATTTAAAAGCCGCTTTGTCAGATTTTAATGCCGCAATAAATTGGAATCCCGAATATGCTTATGCATACAATGACAGAGGGAGTGTAAAAAAACAACTCGAGGATTATAACGGAGCTTTGGAAGATTATAAAAAAGCCATTTCAATAAATCCAAAAATATCTTTTTTTTATGATAATATTGCCGGTGTTTTCAGGAAACTCAATAAGAATGATGATGCCATGACAAATTACAACACGGCAATAAATTTAAAATCCGATTATTATATTGCTTATGACAACAGGGGATCCCTGAAATTTGAAATGAAAGATTTCAAAGGTGCTGTCGATGATTATTCGGAAGCAATAAAAATAAATCCGCAATATTCATTTGCATTCAACAACAGAGGCAATGCAAAATACAAACTCGAAGATTACAAAGGAGCTATTGCAGATTTCGACCAAGCGATAAAAATAAATGCAGAATACGGAAATGCTTATTTGAACAGAGCAATTGCAAAGGAAATGATACGCGACAACGATGGAGCATGCAAGGACTGGGAAAGAGCTTTTTCTCTCGGTATTACTGTTGCTGAAAATTATCTTAAACAACAATGTAATTATAGTCCGACAAATACAAATACTAATACTAAAACAAAGAATAAAAAATAA
- a CDS encoding UbiA-like polyprenyltransferase gives MNLKKISDYLSLIKFAHTIFAFPFAMLGYFLGLRAQNWKFEPMVLLLIMLCMVFARSAAMSFNRIIDLKYDKENPRTQNRELPKEVIKIRSALFFSIATSLLFVATTFLINKICFYLSPVALIIILGYSYTKRFTSLCHIVLGLGLSFSPIGAYLAVTENFGVVPLLLSFAVLFWVSGFDVIYALQDKDFDLKNNLYSIPASLGIKKAIKFSAFLHLLSSTLLIIIGIYGDFGIFYWLGTSIFILCIVYQHRLIKSDDLSKVNVAFFTMNGIAGIVFAAFVIVDILIKL, from the coding sequence ATGAATTTAAAAAAAATATCCGATTATTTAAGTCTCATAAAATTTGCACATACAATATTTGCATTTCCGTTTGCAATGCTCGGATATTTCTTGGGATTGCGGGCACAAAACTGGAAATTTGAGCCAATGGTTTTATTGTTAATAATGCTGTGTATGGTATTTGCAAGAAGTGCGGCAATGTCGTTCAACAGAATAATAGATTTAAAATATGATAAAGAAAATCCGCGTACACAAAACAGAGAACTGCCAAAAGAAGTTATTAAAATACGCTCTGCTTTATTTTTTTCTATTGCAACCTCGCTGTTATTTGTTGCAACAACTTTTTTAATAAATAAAATATGTTTTTACCTCTCACCCGTAGCGTTGATTATAATTTTAGGATACAGTTACACCAAGCGTTTTACTTCTTTATGCCACATTGTTTTGGGCTTGGGATTGTCGTTTTCTCCAATTGGTGCTTATCTGGCAGTTACAGAAAACTTCGGCGTTGTTCCTCTTTTATTATCTTTCGCAGTACTGTTTTGGGTTAGCGGTTTTGATGTAATATACGCATTGCAGGATAAAGATTTTGATTTAAAAAACAATTTGTATTCCATTCCCGCATCACTTGGAATTAAAAAGGCAATAAAATTTTCTGCTTTTCTGCATTTGCTATCTTCAACATTATTAATAATTATTGGCATATATGGTGATTTTGGAATATTTTACTGGCTTGGTACTTCAATATTTATTTTATGCATTGTTTACCAGCACAGATTAATTAAATCAGACGACCTGTCAAAAGTAAACGTTGCTTTTTTTACAATGAACGGCATTGCAGGTATTGTTTTTGCTGCTTTTGTTATAGTTGATATTTTAATAAAATTATGA
- a CDS encoding T9SS type A sorting domain-containing protein translates to MGILSKKILKILLLQSILLIAISTKSQNTKIQDLDSNKGSRQINNQLPGEENNKAIIDENFKINIIKTAYGVKVESNEIIEKIDVYDLNGKLYKSFTPKKELVDMKLKLSTGTYIIRVRTSSKDCYKKIEK, encoded by the coding sequence ATGGGAATTTTATCAAAAAAAATATTAAAAATATTATTGTTACAAAGTATTTTGTTGATTGCTATTTCAACAAAATCACAAAATACAAAAATACAGGATTTAGATAGTAATAAAGGTTCTCGGCAAATTAATAATCAATTGCCGGGCGAAGAAAATAATAAAGCAATTATTGATGAAAATTTTAAAATAAATATTATTAAAACAGCTTATGGCGTTAAAGTTGAATCTAACGAAATTATAGAAAAGATTGATGTTTACGATTTGAATGGAAAATTATATAAATCTTTTACGCCAAAAAAAGAATTGGTGGATATGAAATTAAAACTTTCAACTGGCACATATATAATCAGAGTCAGAACTTCCAGTAAAGATTGTTATAAAAAAATAGAAAAATAA